A part of Paenibacillus sp. IHBB 10380 genomic DNA contains:
- a CDS encoding (2Fe-2S)-binding protein yields the protein MGTLNFDILETEFNITKVKPLDAIYSVRAIDLVNTDNMSEFLAYVTPLVKALDVAATGAYCARWIGGMALAQQYVASVYNSSLDLSLINLTIHIIPTKARIPISFQIHNWTEEKAPMNDTNRQEWLEQVLVGMYSESIRPLFQALSMTTNWNIGQVWGQLPTRFDRYIEWITSEATQIVVKERLMQDYEHLKEIDSHVFGRKRNPFNVTMRMVQHMEDPEKEIRMKYTCCLYHKTENGYYCYTCPHLREEERAARRNTIRKSE from the coding sequence ATGGGAACATTGAATTTTGATATATTGGAGACGGAATTCAATATTACGAAAGTAAAGCCTCTGGATGCTATTTATTCGGTGAGGGCTATAGATTTAGTGAACACCGACAATATGAGTGAATTCCTAGCCTATGTTACGCCACTCGTAAAGGCACTTGATGTGGCTGCAACGGGAGCTTATTGTGCTCGATGGATAGGTGGTATGGCGTTAGCGCAGCAATACGTTGCGTCCGTCTACAATAGCTCCTTAGATCTGTCGCTCATAAATTTGACGATTCATATTATACCGACAAAGGCTCGAATCCCGATTTCTTTTCAAATCCATAACTGGACTGAGGAGAAAGCGCCAATGAACGATACGAATAGACAGGAATGGCTTGAGCAAGTCTTAGTAGGGATGTATAGCGAAAGTATTCGACCTTTGTTCCAGGCTCTGTCTATGACAACAAACTGGAATATAGGTCAAGTGTGGGGACAACTCCCGACTAGGTTCGATAGGTACATAGAATGGATTACCTCAGAAGCCACCCAGATTGTAGTGAAAGAACGTCTGATGCAGGACTATGAGCATTTAAAGGAAATAGATTCGCATGTGTTTGGTAGAAAGAGAAATCCGTTTAATGTAACAATGCGTATGGTGCAGCATATGGAGGACCCGGAGAAAGAAATACGAATGAAGTATACATGCTGTCTTTATCACAAGACAGAGAACGGTTACTATTGCTACACTTG
- a CDS encoding protein-glutamate methylesterase/protein-glutamine glutaminase, with protein sequence MRKIKVLVVDDSVFMRRLISRLIAEDTALEVIGIARNGLEAVSMVKELKPDVVTMDIEMPEMNGMEALTRIMEHRPTPILMLSSLTQDGASATITALQNGAVDFISKPSGSNSFDLFKVKEELISKIKQAAQIPLRNLILSNIIVSQVDLGQPRSAQTRLTKEFDQILALGTSTGGPKALDTVITALPASFPYPLLVVQHMPPKFTKSLADRLNRLSSVRVVEAEDNQLVLGGTVYIAPGDYHMTAVQTNKEYRIKLHQEPQVNGHRPSVDVLFDSISQLKSLKRHFILMTGMGNDGAEGMLSAKQAGAHSTIAESQETCIVYGMPGSAVKLGCVDYTVPLHLITSKILQVTGTLKR encoded by the coding sequence GTGCGCAAGATAAAGGTTCTAGTAGTGGATGATTCGGTGTTTATGCGAAGGTTAATTTCACGTCTGATTGCAGAGGATACTGCACTCGAAGTGATTGGAATAGCACGAAATGGATTGGAAGCCGTTAGCATGGTGAAGGAGCTCAAGCCCGATGTCGTTACCATGGATATTGAAATGCCGGAAATGAACGGTATGGAAGCTTTGACAAGAATTATGGAACACCGCCCAACACCCATACTTATGCTGAGTTCGCTTACACAGGATGGGGCATCCGCAACGATTACGGCGCTGCAGAATGGGGCAGTAGATTTCATCTCCAAACCTTCAGGTTCGAATTCCTTCGATTTATTCAAGGTGAAGGAAGAGTTAATATCCAAAATCAAGCAAGCTGCACAAATACCTCTGAGAAACCTTATATTGAGCAATATAATCGTTTCGCAAGTAGATCTAGGGCAACCAAGGAGTGCTCAGACCAGACTTACGAAGGAATTTGATCAGATTCTGGCGTTAGGTACTTCAACGGGGGGGCCAAAGGCACTGGACACCGTTATTACAGCCTTGCCCGCGAGTTTCCCTTATCCCCTGCTGGTAGTCCAACATATGCCACCCAAGTTTACGAAATCTTTGGCAGATCGTTTAAATCGCTTGTCCAGCGTTCGGGTGGTTGAGGCGGAAGATAACCAGCTGGTATTAGGCGGAACGGTATATATTGCTCCAGGCGATTATCATATGACCGCTGTTCAGACGAATAAGGAGTATAGAATTAAACTTCATCAGGAGCCACAGGTCAATGGCCACCGTCCATCGGTAGATGTGTTATTTGATTCTATATCTCAATTAAAGAGTCTAAAAAGGCATTTTATTCTTATGACTGGAATGGGGAACGATGGCGCGGAAGGAATGTTGTCTGCTAAACAAGCGGGAGCACATTCAACCATTGCGGAATCCCAAGAAACCTGCATTGTATATGGAATGCCAGGATCAGCAGTTAAGCTGGGCTGTGTAGACTACACGGTTCCGTTGCATCTGATAACGTCTAAAATATTGCAAGTCACAGGTACCCTGAAACGATAG
- a CDS encoding chemotaxis protein CheA, whose translation MLSEYKEVFLEELEEQLQLMDDVILQLEQKGETERVVQSLFRAAHTLKGSSAAMGYEEMKQLTHEMEHLLDLVRSKVLRVTDTLIDLLFQSLDCLKELKKDIMRSDDSTTDISGCVRDLQAFAKSPKESIPQEMEDLLKPELSLDTTLKIQEAEDQGLKVFWICVKISLECVIKGARFYLIQSHLCEWGDVLYSLPDIERIGEEGNETAEVQFLYAGNQSNQELQDLVGALTEVTDVKIESLSTEMTVSVDKEIERQETIVNEHQTYKAKSKTQTIRVSVERLDHLMNLVGELVIDHTRIDQVERMQRRQFSDDSLEELSQISDHLSSIIGDLQESVMKARMLPIEQLFNRFPRMIRDLTRDLGKDIELVIGGKDTELDRTLIEEIADPLIHLIRNAVDHGIELPEQREQSGKQRKGTLQIKAAHEDNQVVIYVTDDGAGIDPTKMRKSALDKGIISSEEAVLLSDREAIHLIFRPGFSTASRVSDVSGRGVGMDIVRSHIEKLNGLIDIDTELGQGTCFKIKLPLTLAIIIGLLVKLNGQTFIIPMSNIAEIIRITNNDIETVRGQSVVLLRNQIIPIVWLHDHFNIPRGKQRKGHIQLVIVGSAEKRLALAVDELIGNQEIVIKSLGPYIGKINGIAGSTILGNGKVALIIEVSGIINQR comes from the coding sequence ATGTTATCCGAATATAAAGAGGTCTTTCTGGAGGAGCTTGAGGAACAGCTCCAACTGATGGACGACGTTATTTTACAACTGGAGCAAAAAGGGGAAACGGAGCGAGTCGTTCAAAGCCTGTTTAGAGCCGCACACACCCTAAAAGGTTCATCAGCGGCCATGGGTTATGAGGAAATGAAGCAACTAACTCATGAAATGGAGCACCTGCTAGACCTAGTAAGAAGTAAGGTGCTTAGAGTTACGGATACGCTTATTGATCTTCTCTTTCAATCGCTGGATTGTCTAAAAGAGTTAAAGAAAGATATTATGCGTAGCGATGACTCCACAACAGATATATCTGGATGTGTTCGGGATCTTCAAGCTTTTGCTAAGTCACCTAAAGAGTCGATCCCGCAGGAAATGGAGGATTTACTCAAGCCTGAATTGAGCTTAGATACGACGTTGAAAATTCAAGAGGCAGAGGATCAGGGACTTAAAGTATTCTGGATTTGTGTGAAAATTTCCCTGGAGTGTGTCATTAAAGGGGCTCGCTTCTATTTGATTCAATCTCATTTGTGCGAATGGGGCGATGTTCTTTACTCATTGCCGGATATAGAAAGGATTGGAGAAGAAGGGAATGAGACCGCTGAAGTTCAATTTCTCTATGCGGGTAATCAAAGTAATCAGGAACTGCAAGATCTCGTAGGGGCTTTAACTGAAGTTACTGATGTTAAGATCGAATCCCTATCAACTGAAATGACAGTATCCGTTGACAAGGAGATTGAACGGCAAGAGACAATCGTAAATGAACATCAAACGTACAAAGCTAAATCTAAAACACAGACTATTCGCGTAAGCGTGGAACGTTTGGATCATCTCATGAATCTGGTCGGAGAGCTCGTGATCGACCACACCCGAATTGACCAAGTAGAGCGCATGCAGAGAAGACAATTCTCAGATGACTCCTTGGAGGAGCTAAGCCAAATCTCCGATCATCTTTCTAGTATCATAGGTGATTTACAGGAAAGCGTTATGAAGGCAAGAATGCTTCCAATCGAGCAGTTGTTTAACCGTTTTCCGCGTATGATCCGAGATCTAACTCGTGATTTGGGTAAGGACATTGAACTTGTTATCGGGGGAAAAGATACAGAATTGGATCGGACGCTCATTGAAGAAATCGCGGATCCACTCATTCATTTAATTCGAAATGCGGTTGATCACGGTATCGAATTACCTGAGCAAAGGGAGCAGTCTGGTAAACAACGTAAGGGGACGCTTCAAATAAAAGCCGCGCATGAAGATAATCAAGTGGTTATTTACGTGACAGATGATGGTGCGGGCATTGACCCCACCAAAATGAGGAAATCAGCGTTGGATAAGGGAATCATTTCTTCTGAAGAAGCTGTACTGTTAAGCGATAGAGAAGCCATTCATTTAATTTTTCGACCTGGTTTTTCAACAGCTAGTAGAGTAAGTGATGTATCTGGGCGTGGTGTGGGTATGGATATCGTCAGGAGTCATATAGAGAAGTTGAATGGTCTGATCGATATTGATACGGAATTGGGGCAAGGAACATGTTTTAAGATCAAGCTCCCATTAACGCTAGCTATCATCATCGGTTTACTTGTGAAATTGAATGGTCAGACCTTCATTATCCCCATGAGTAATATCGCTGAGATTATAAGAATAACGAATAACGATATTGAAACTGTCCGGGGACAATCTGTTGTCTTATTGCGTAACCAGATCATCCCCATCGTTTGGTTGCATGACCATTTCAATATACCCAGAGGGAAGCAAAGGAAAGGTCATATTCAGTTAGTCATTGTTGGATCCGCAGAGAAAAGATTGGCGTTAGCCGTAGATGAACTAATCGGGAATCAGGAGATCGTGATTAAGTCGCTAGGCCCCTATATTGGTAAGATAAACGGTATTGCAGGTTCCACGATATTAGGCAATGGTAAAGTGGCTTTAATTATAGAAGTATCGGGGATTATCAATCAACGGTAG
- a CDS encoding chemotaxis protein CheW, protein MMQTMGQEQYIEFAIEKEQYAIHIQEIHEIIKMQDITQIPNVTSYVEGVISLRGKIVPVISLRKFFNLEEKEHSKTTRIIVVHHLEDTVGIIVDRVNKVTMFSDIQAPPERIGGIDGNYFVGIGLTNSGLVAILKLNEILLHEQE, encoded by the coding sequence ATGATGCAGACCATGGGGCAGGAACAATATATTGAATTTGCTATTGAGAAAGAACAATATGCCATTCATATACAGGAGATTCACGAAATTATCAAGATGCAGGACATCACCCAAATTCCTAATGTTACATCCTATGTGGAAGGGGTCATTAGTCTCAGAGGTAAGATCGTACCTGTCATTAGTCTACGCAAATTCTTTAATCTTGAAGAAAAGGAACATTCGAAAACGACCCGTATCATTGTGGTTCATCATCTAGAGGATACGGTAGGAATTATTGTTGACCGCGTAAATAAAGTCACTATGTTCTCAGATATTCAAGCACCTCCTGAACGCATAGGGGGAATTGACGGTAACTACTTCGTGGGGATTGGTTTAACCAATAGCGGTCTGGTTGCCATATTAAAGCTGAATGAAATCTTGCTTCACGAACAGGAGTGA